The Deinococcus budaensis genome contains the following window.
TGGTGCTGGCCCTGGCGCCCGGTTACGTGCAGCCCACCCCCCGGCAGAACATTCCGGTGATGGGCGACGCCGCCATCGCTGCCGTCAAGCTGGCCCTCTACGGCATGACGGAAGGCGGGTACGCCTCCAAGTACGACGCCGAGGTCGGGACCCAGCTCGCCCGCGTGCTCTCGGGCGGGACGGGCAACAACCGCACCGCGAAGGTGTCCGAACAGCACCTGCTCGACCTGGAGCGCGACGCCTTCCTGACCCTGCTGGGCAAGAAGGGCACCCAGCAGCGCATCGAGCACATGCTCAAGACCGGCAAGCCGCTGAGGAACTGAGCCGTGAGCGACCGTCCCCGCCTCCTGGGCCGCCTGCGGCATGTCCGCAAGCGCCGCGCGGCCGCCTGGGCCGCCCTGGGCTACGCCGCGTTGCTGGGCGTCGGGGCGTTCGTGGGCGCCGAAATCACCCTGCGGTCCAAAACCCGCTGGGTGAAGGGGGCGTTCGTTCCGGTGGGGCGGCGCGGGAACTCGGTGTACCTGCCCGCCTCGCCGGAAACGCTCTCGCGCGGGGTCATCGGCATCGTGCCCCTGCGGCCCAACCGGGGGCACGCGGTGCTGGGTCCGGCCAGGATCGCCGGAACGCTGGTGCGGCGTGAGATCGGCGAGGAGCGCGGCGTCCTGCCCAACGGCGCCCTCGCCTGGGCCTCCTCCTTCGTCTACAACGGCACCCCGGCGCAACTGGGCGTGGCGTACGAGAACACAGCCATCAGCACGCCGCTGGGCGAGATGCCCGCGTGGCACATTCCCCCGGTCTCCGGCGAGCGGGACGCCATCGTGATCGTCGTCCACGGGCACGGCGGGCAGCGGTCGCAGGCCTTGCGGATGCTCCCGGCGCTGCGGCGGACAGGTACGGGGTCCCTCTTCGTCACCTTCCGCAATGCCCACGGCGCCCCGCGCTCCGGGAACGGCTATCACACCCTGGGCGACGAGGAGGCCGAGGACGTGCTCGCCGCCCTGACCTGGGCGCGGGAGGCGGGCTACCGGCGGGCGGTGCTGTACGGCTTTTCGATGGGCGGCAACATCGTCCTGAGCGTGCTGCGGCCCAAGCACGAGCCGTTTCCCCTCCCCGTCCAGGGCGTCATGCTCGACTGCCCGGTGCTCGACTGGCGCGCGACCATCCGCTGGCAGGGGCAGCGGTACGGCCTGCCGCCCTTCGTGGCGCGGCATGTGGCGACCTTCGTGCAATACGTCGTCACCCGCCGCTCAGGACAGGATTTCGACGCGGTAGACCAGATCAGGGCCGCCCCGGGTTTCCGGCTGCCCATCCTCCTGTGGCACGGCACCCGCGACCGCACCATTCCGGTGGGGCAGGCCGACGCCCTCGCCGCCGCCCGCCCCGATCTGGTGGAGTACCACCGGGTCGAGGGAGCCAAGCACATCCGCTGCTGGAACATCGACCCGGCGGGGTACGACGCGGCGCTGGAGGGGTTCGTGGCGCGGGTGTTGGGAAGTGAGGCAGCGAATCATGGTTGATGGCGCTTCTGTCAACCTCTATGAGTTCCTGTCTGCCCTCAGCCGGTTTCGGTCAGAGGCTATTCGGTTGGTAGAGGGGCTGAGTAGAGAGGAAATTGTTCAGAACAAGGTCGTTCGTTTAAATAACAATTTTTCTCTCACACCGTCTCTGGCTCACCCAGGTTTACACCTTTCGCTCGGAGTCGGTATGGAGCTTGAAGGGGGTGATTTAACGTGGGCCGTCGATGTTCGACTAACATATGAGGTAACGGTAGTCACGGCAAACCTTAGCGCCTCCCATTACGATGAGCCCTACCAAACGCTAGTCCGGGACCTCGGCGGGGCTGAGCTTGGAGTAGATGTAGAAGGTCTCCAACAGTTGAACCTCATCGTCGATGAGTTGCTAGACGACCTCAGTCGGACCCTGAAATCCGCCTCTCTCTTGGAACTTCACAGACAGAGCGTCAACAAGCCCTTTTTCCCCAACCTCTAAAGGAGTCAACCTCATGCGTGATGCTGTTATCGTTTCTGCCGTTCGTACCCCTGTGGGGCGCGGCGTCAAAGGCACCCTCGCCAACACCCGCCCCGACGACCTTGCCGCCCTCGTGCTGAATGAAGCCGTGAAGCGCGCGGGCGTGGACCCCTCCATCGTGGAGGACGTATACCTGGGCTGCGCCATCCCCGAAGCCGAGCAGGGCCTCAACGTGGCGCGGATGGCCGCCCTGCGGGCGGGGATGCCCGACACCGTGGGCGGCGTGACCGTCAACCGCTTCTGCTCCAGCGGCCTCCAGACCATCGCGATGGCGGCGGCGGCGATCCAGACCGGGCAGGCGGACGTGATGCTCGCCGGGGGCGTGGAGAGCATGAGCATGGTGCCCATGACCGGCCACAACCCCAGCCCCAACCCCGACCTCGTGGACGACCGCCCCGGCGCCTACATCGGTATGGGCCTGACCGCCGAGAACGTGGCGCAGAAGTACGGCGTGAGCCGCGAGGACCAGGACGCCTTCGCCCTCCGCAGCCACCAGCGCGCGGCGGCGGCCCAGGACTCCGGCAAGTTCGACGCCGAGATCATCCCCGTGCCCGTGCAGGTGGACAAGGTGAAGGGCACGAAGGTCACCAGCACGACCCTCAACTTCGACAAGGACGAGCTGATCCGCCGCGACGCCAACCTGGAGGACATGGCGAAGGTCCGCCCGGCCTTCAAGGCGACCGGCTCGGTGAGTGCGGCCAACTCCAGCCCCTTCAGCGACGGGGCCGCCGCCGTGCTGGTGATGAGCGCCGAGAAGGCGCAGGAACTCGGCGTGAAGCCGCTCGCCAAGTTCCTCGGCTTCGCGGTGGCGGGCGTGGAGCCGGAATTGATGGGTATCGGCCCCGTGAAGGCCGTGCCGAAGGTGCTCGCCCAGACCGGCCTGACCCTCGACGACATCGACCTGATCGAGCTGAACGAGGCGTTCGCGGCGCAGAGCCTGGCCGTGGCCCGCGAACTGGGTTTCGACCAGGAGAAGATGAACGTGAACGGCGGCGCCATCGCCCTGGGGCACCCGCTGGGCTGCTCGGGCGCCAAGCTCACGGCGACCGCGATCTACGAGCTGCGGCGCCGGGGCGGCGGCAAGGCGCTGATCACCATGTGCATCGGCGGCGGCATGGGCGCGGCGGGCGTGATTGAGGTGTTCCCGGAAGAAGGCGCGGGGGAGCAGGCCGCCGACTGAACCGCCCTCCCTACTGAGAAGCCCCGCCCAGTGCGGGGTTTTCTTTGCTTCGCCGCAGCTCAAGGCCCGCTCAAGAACGCGCCCCGGCCTTCACTCACGTCTCTCAGGAACTGTAGACGGTATGGGCCAGGGAGAACTGATGGTGGAAGGTGTGGTGGAGGCGATAAGGGACCTGTTTCCTGGGGCTGTGGTGCAGCACGTCGCGGGAGATTTCTATTTCATGGCGAGGGAAGACCAGCCGATGCCCTTTGCCACGCTGGTGACTTCCGACCAGCACGACGCGGCCTCGGACCTGGGCCGGGCGGGAATCTACCGCCTGAATATCGGGCCGAGGCCGGAGACTTACCGGCGCTCTTTGGGCCGCTGCCCGCGCCCCGCCCGGACTGGGGCGTCCTCGACACCGGCCACGATTACCGGCAGTTGGACGTGCTGATGCCCCACCCGGTCTATGCGCCGGTAGGCTGGGTGTGCGTCCTGAATCCGGCCGCCGTGACCTTTGAGGGGCTGCGCCCCCTGTTGCAGGAAGCCTACGAAAAGGCGAAGGGGCGCAGGTAGATCGCGGGCTTTACCTCCCCGTCTTCCCGAAGTGCTCCAGCTGTGCCGGCGCCTCGGCGGGGGTGCCGCGCAGCTTCAGCAGCCTGGCGGTGCCCGCGCCGTACTCGGCCAGCCGCCCGTCCACGTACAGCACGAGGACGCGGCTGCCGTCGGGGGAAAGGCGGGCGGTCACGGTTCCGGCTCCGCCGATTTGTCCGGCGCCCCTGGGGTAGGGCAGGCGCGGGATGGTGGCGACGTGCGCCCCGCTGCGGGCGTCCCAGACCACGGCGGGGTCGCCCCCGAAACGGCGAAAGGAGGTCGTGACCATCCGCCGCCCGTCCGCGCTGAAGTGGACCTGGCCGCTGTAGCCTCCCTCGCGCCAGACGTACTGACCGTTCGGCCCGTAAGTGCGGGCGACCTGAAGCGGCGCGGCCCAGCGCAGCGGGCTGAGGTTCCAGAACGACGGTGCCCAGGCGTCGGCGGGCCGCTCTCCCTCCTCGCCCCGGAAGGGCAGCAGGAGCGAGCGGCTGCCGGGTGTGAAGTCGGCGTTCAGCACGCGGGCAAAAGGAGCCAGAAAGGTCTTCACCCGCACGCCTTTCCCCACGTCCCACAGTTGCACGTAGCCCTGGTCGGTCAGGTTCAGCAGCCACTTCCCGTCCGGGCTGAACTTGGTCTCCGTCACGGCGTTCAGGCCCGGGGTCGTCGCCTGGAACAGCAACCGGCCGCCCTCGTAGAGCCTCATCGTGGCCTGACCGGGCGGCGTGTTCTTGTGGACCTCGGCGCGCGGTTGGGCGGAGGCCACCGAGCACAGCGCGAGGAGCAGGCACGGGAGGCGCAGCATGGTCCCATTGTCGCCCAGGAGCCACGGGCGTTCCATTGTCGCGGCGGCCCCTGCGCTACCCTGCCCCCCGATGTCGCAGCCCCCTGCCCCCCCTCGCCCCCGCCTGCGCCTGCGGGTGTCCGCCCCTGCCGAAGCGCACCTGCGCGCCGGGCACCCCTGGCTCTACGAGGGCAGCGTGCGCGAGCAAAACCGTGAGGGCGAGGCCGGGGAACTGGCTGTGGTCTACGACCGCCGCGACCGCTTTCTCGCCATCGGCCTGTACGACCCGCATTCGCCGCTGCGGTTGCGGGTGCTGCACACCGGGCTGCCGCTGAACGTGGACGAGGCGTGGTGGGGGGCGAGGCTGGACGCCGCCCTGCACCGCCGCGCGGCCCTCTTCGGCCCCGACACCGACGGCTACCGGGTCGTGAACGGCGAGTCGGACGGCTTTCCGGGTGCGGTGATCGACCGCTACGCGGACACGCTGGTCCTCAAGCTCTACACGGCGGCGTGGTTTCCCCACCTGCCCCTCCTGCTGGGCCTGCTGGAAAGCCGCTTTCCCGGCTTCCGGGTGGTGCTGCGCCTCAGCCGCAACATCGGGGAGCTGGCGCAGGGCGCCGGGCTGCGCGACGGCCTGACCGTGGTGGGCCGCGAGCCGGGCGGCCCGGTCGTCTTCCGCGAGACGGGGCTGAGGTTCGAGGCGGATGTGGTCAAGGGCCAGAAGACGGGCTTTTTCCTCGACCAGCGCGAGAACCGCCGCCGGGTGGAGGGGCTGGCGGGGGGGCGGCGGGTGCTGAACGCCTTTTCCTTTTCCGGGGGCTTTTCGCTGTACGCGGCCAGAGGCGGGGCGCGGGAGGTGGTCAGCCTCGACCTCAGCGCCCACGCGCTGGCGGGCGCCGAACGCAACTTCGCGCTGAATCCCGGCCTGGGCGCCGCGCACGAGACGGTGCGGGCCGACGTGTTCGAGTGGCTGGGGCAGACACGGCGCGAGTTCGACCTCGTGGTGCTCGACCCACCCTCGCTGGCGCGGCGGGAGGCCGAGCGGGAAGGGGCGGTCCGGGCCTACGGCAAGCTTGCGGCGGACGGCCTGCGCCGCCTCGCTCCGGGCGGGATTCTGGTCAGCGCGTCCTGCTCGGCCCACGTCAGCGCCGAGGAGTTCTGGGAGGTGGTGCGCGGCGCGGCCCGGCGCAGTGGCCGCCGCTGGCGCGAGCTGCGGACCAGCCGCCACGCGCCCGACCACCACGCCTCTTTCCCGGAAGCCGAGTACCTCAAGGCGATCTTCCTGCACTTCGAGGCCTGATCCGGCCTGCCCGCCGGGGGAGCGCCCCGCAGCGCCGTTTCCTGCCCCCCGGCCTACTCGGCGGGCGTGGCGAACACCTGCGTCCAGTAGTGCCGGTAGGGCGTCTCCGGCCGGTGGACGTAGGCCACGCCGATGCGGGTAAAGTCGCCCATGATGTTGCGGCAGTGGCCGGGGCTGCGCAGCCAGGCGTCCACGACGGCGCCGGGGGTGGTCTGACCGGCCGCGATGTTCTCCGCGCTGCTGCGGACCTCCAGCCCGCTGGCCTCGACGCGCTGGGCCGGTGTGCTGCCGTCCAAGCCGCTGCGGTGGTCGAAGTAGCCGTGCAGCGCCATGCCCGCCGACTGCGCCAGGGCCGCGACCTCCAGCTGAGGCTGACGGCTCAGCGGCGGCCGGGCCGGACCCCCCGCGCGCAGGGTGGCGCAGTTCCAGCCCTCTGCCCGCGCCTGATTGGTGAGACGCAGCACCTCGGTTTCGAAAGGCACGCTGCCGGGAAGGGCGGCGGCGCGAAACTCCACGCTGCGCTCCAGCGGGCCGCCCTCTCCCGGCAGGCGCACGCTGGCGCGGTGCTCGCCCGCCGTCAGCGGCAGCGGCCCGGTGGCGAGCCCGGGACCGCTGCCGCTGCCCGCCGC
Protein-coding sequences here:
- a CDS encoding thiolase family protein; this encodes MRDAVIVSAVRTPVGRGVKGTLANTRPDDLAALVLNEAVKRAGVDPSIVEDVYLGCAIPEAEQGLNVARMAALRAGMPDTVGGVTVNRFCSSGLQTIAMAAAAIQTGQADVMLAGGVESMSMVPMTGHNPSPNPDLVDDRPGAYIGMGLTAENVAQKYGVSREDQDAFALRSHQRAAAAQDSGKFDAEIIPVPVQVDKVKGTKVTSTTLNFDKDELIRRDANLEDMAKVRPAFKATGSVSAANSSPFSDGAAAVLVMSAEKAQELGVKPLAKFLGFAVAGVEPELMGIGPVKAVPKVLAQTGLTLDDIDLIELNEAFAAQSLAVARELGFDQEKMNVNGGAIALGHPLGCSGAKLTATAIYELRRRGGGKALITMCIGGGMGAAGVIEVFPEEGAGEQAAD
- a CDS encoding CAP domain-containing protein, producing the protein MRTGGWMRASLLAGGAVLGACAAQPVNFQVNFSMNETRRAPLTVTFRAQAPAEYRVVWSFGDGREGQGAATAHTYYRPGRYTVQAQLLDERGRVRSTATGEVQVESSGPERAALVVLLGRGEVRLSAAGSVAYRPGTPSFTLDGRAAGSGSGPGLATGPLPLTAGEHRASVRLPGEGGPLERSVEFRAAALPGSVPFETEVLRLTNQARAEGWNCATLRAGGPARPPLSRQPQLEVAALAQSAGMALHGYFDHRSGLDGSTPAQRVEASGLEVRSSAENIAAGQTTPGAVVDAWLRSPGHCRNIMGDFTRIGVAYVHRPETPYRHYWTQVFATPAE
- a CDS encoding alpha/beta fold hydrolase, which produces MSDRPRLLGRLRHVRKRRAAAWAALGYAALLGVGAFVGAEITLRSKTRWVKGAFVPVGRRGNSVYLPASPETLSRGVIGIVPLRPNRGHAVLGPARIAGTLVRREIGEERGVLPNGALAWASSFVYNGTPAQLGVAYENTAISTPLGEMPAWHIPPVSGERDAIVIVVHGHGGQRSQALRMLPALRRTGTGSLFVTFRNAHGAPRSGNGYHTLGDEEAEDVLAALTWAREAGYRRAVLYGFSMGGNIVLSVLRPKHEPFPLPVQGVMLDCPVLDWRATIRWQGQRYGLPPFVARHVATFVQYVVTRRSGQDFDAVDQIRAAPGFRLPILLWHGTRDRTIPVGQADALAAARPDLVEYHRVEGAKHIRCWNIDPAGYDAALEGFVARVLGSEAANHG
- a CDS encoding WD40 repeat domain-containing protein, with the protein product MLRLPCLLLALCSVASAQPRAEVHKNTPPGQATMRLYEGGRLLFQATTPGLNAVTETKFSPDGKWLLNLTDQGYVQLWDVGKGVRVKTFLAPFARVLNADFTPGSRSLLLPFRGEEGERPADAWAPSFWNLSPLRWAAPLQVARTYGPNGQYVWREGGYSGQVHFSADGRRMVTTSFRRFGGDPAVVWDARSGAHVATIPRLPYPRGAGQIGGAGTVTARLSPDGSRVLVLYVDGRLAEYGAGTARLLKLRGTPAEAPAQLEHFGKTGR
- a CDS encoding 23S rRNA (cytosine(2499)-C(5))-methyltransferase, with product MSQPPAPPRPRLRLRVSAPAEAHLRAGHPWLYEGSVREQNREGEAGELAVVYDRRDRFLAIGLYDPHSPLRLRVLHTGLPLNVDEAWWGARLDAALHRRAALFGPDTDGYRVVNGESDGFPGAVIDRYADTLVLKLYTAAWFPHLPLLLGLLESRFPGFRVVLRLSRNIGELAQGAGLRDGLTVVGREPGGPVVFRETGLRFEADVVKGQKTGFFLDQRENRRRVEGLAGGRRVLNAFSFSGGFSLYAARGGAREVVSLDLSAHALAGAERNFALNPGLGAAHETVRADVFEWLGQTRREFDLVVLDPPSLARREAEREGAVRAYGKLAADGLRRLAPGGILVSASCSAHVSAEEFWEVVRGAARRSGRRWRELRTSRHAPDHHASFPEAEYLKAIFLHFEA